TCGGTATAGTTGTTATTATCGCAACGGCTGCCCGGTTCGCGTTGCTGGGCGATGCCATCGAGTCCCGCTGCAATCAGGGCGGCGGGGAGGAGGTAAGGGTTCGCTGCGCCGTCGGCGAGGCGAAATTCAAAGCGTCCCGAGTCGGGGATGCGGATGGTATGGGTGCGATTGTTCCCTGCGTAGCTGATACTGTTGGGCGACCACGTAGCCCCGGAAAGGGTAACAGCGGCGTTAATGCGCTTGTAAGAATTCACCGTCGGGTTAGTCAGCGCGCACATTGCCTCGGCGGAATGCAGTACGCCTGCGATGAATTGATAAGCGAGAGTGGATAGTCCTAATTCGCCTTCGGAGTCGTAAAAAAGGTTAACTTTACCTTCTTTATCCCAGACTGAGAGGTGAGTATGGCAGCCGTTACCCGTGAGGTGGGCGAAGGGTTTGGGCATGAAGGTGGCGCGCAACCCGTGCTTTTCGGCGATGGTTTTCACCATATATTTAAAGAAGGCGTGGCGGTCGGCGGTGACTAAGATATCGTCGTATATCCAGTTCATCTCGAACTGTCCGTTCGCGTCTTCGTGGTCGTTTTGGTAGGCTCCCCAACCGAGCGCGAGCATCCCATCGCAGATTTCCCGAATCACTTCGTAACGTCGCATCAGGGATTGTTGGTCGTAGCAGGGTTTGGGGGAGGAGTCACGCGGGTCAGAAATGTCGTTTCCCGCCGCATCGAGCAAGAAATATTCGCACTCTACGCCGGTTTTAATCCGATATCCTAACGCTTCGGCACGCGCGATCGCGCGCTTCAGTACCACGCGCGGTGCTTGTTCGAGGGGCCGTCCTTCAATCGTCTGCAAGTCGGCGGGAAGCCAAGCAACTTCGGGCTGCCAGGGGAGTTGAAATAAGCTGTTTGCGTCGGGTATGGCTAGTATATCGGGATAGGCTGGCGTTAAGTCCAACCAAGCCGCAAATCCGGCGAATCCCGCACCGTTAGCCGCCATAGTATCGATACTCGCTGCTGGGACGAGCTTGGCGCGCTGCACGCCTAATAAGTCGGTAAAAGAAATGAGAAAGTAACGAATTTGGCGATCGCGGGCAATTTCAGAAAGAGATTGAGTCATTTTATAATGAATAATGAATAGGGAATAATGCTGGCGATTTAAATTTCCGATCGCTCGCTATTGACAGATAACAACTCCCGCACTGCATCGCGAATAAACCGCTCGTCTTCCAGGTTTTGATACGGATTGCCCGCTCGATGCCCCCAAATCGATTCAATGGGGCGATAAATAGCATCGGGAATTGAAGCGGCTTCGGCTTGGCAATCTTCGGGGGTAAAATACAGGTCGGTGCGAGAGGGCATCACTAAGGTTTTGGCTCGAATCGAAGCTAATGCTTTCTGGAAATCGCCTCGATAGAGGGGATTATCGCTGATATCGCAGCGCAACCAAGTATCGAGCATGGCAATGAGGTTGTGGGGATCTCGTTTTCGATAGTTGGCTTCCCACGCTTGCGATAGATATTCGTCGAGGGTACGCTCGCCTTGTTGGTGGAGGTTGTGACGGTAGAAGGCTTGGGAAGCCGCCCAACTCGCATAAATGAGGGCAAAGGTGTGAAAACCGCGCTCTGGCGTGGCGGTGAAACGCTCGCCATTCCAGGCGGGGTCTGCGGTTAGTGCCGCTCGCAGGCTTTTCAGGAAAATTTGGTTGTGGACGGTGACGCGCGCCGTGCCGCAAATGGCTGCAATGCGATCGACGCGATCGCGATACAATGCCCCCCAATGATAAGCTTGTTGTGCGCCCATCGACCAGCCATAGACTAAAGCGAGGCGTTCGATACCGAAGCTTTCCCGAAGCAGTTTTTCCTGAGCGCGGACATTATCGAGGTGGGTGAAATAAAAGCCTTGCTGGGCTAAACCGCAGCCCTTACAGTTGCTCGGCGAACTCGATAGACCGTTGCCGAACAGATTGGGGATAATAATAAACCAACGGCTGGGGTCGAGGATGCGTTCTTTCCCGATAAGCCATTGCGTCTCGAAGTGTTGCGCGCCGTAGGAAGTGGGATAAAGGATGACGTTGCTGCGGTTGCGGTTTAATTCGCCGTAGGTTTGATAAACCAGTTTCGCTTCCTGTAGAACTACCCCGCATTGCAATTCAAAGTCTTTCCACACAAAGCATTTTGGCGTTTCGCTCATGCGGTTTCGCGCCCCAACTGCGTGACGATTTCGCCATTCGCTCGCAGATACCCTTTAGCTAGGTGAACCCAACGGTCTTTTAAACGTTCGTGGGCGGTGGGTAAAGCGTGGAAGGGAATTGAGGGATAAAGGTGATGCTCGGCGTGGAAGGGCATATTCCACATCAGAAAACGGAGGGGAAACGCGGTTAAAGTGGTGCGGGTATTGGTGAAAGGATTGTTGTCGGTAGAGCAGTTCGCGTGTTCGGCGAGCAAAATCGCGCGTAAAATCGGCTGTCCGACGGCGAGGGGCAGTAACCAGTAGAGGACAAAGGCCCAAGGATGACCTAATAGTAGCGAGAACGCGATCGCAGTTCCATAGACCAATAACTGAATCCGCGTCGAACGAATCGTCTCCCCTCGAGCGGAATCCGGAATGAAAGAGAATTCTTCCATCTGTCCGGTGGCGACGCGCCAATGTCCGCGAATTTTACCCAACCACCAAGGAATGCCGCTGATTTGCCAGATATATTCTCCTAGATTGGTCGGTTTGGGGTCGCTCAATTCCGGATCTTTCCCCGCAATTTGGGTGTAGCGATGATGCCACTTATGATAGCGGCGGAAGAAGGTACTGTTATAAAACGAGAGCAAGCCAGCCAACCAAGCGACAGCATCGTTGAGGCGGGGATTGGCAAAAGCAGTCCGGTGACAATTTTCATGCAGCGGGGCGAACATTGCAGCGAAACTGAAGCCATAGACAACAAGGGCGGGCAACGCCAACCCAAGATTTGTCTGTCGAAAAATCGACCACAGTAAACCGCTTGTCAACATGACCCCTAAGTGACCGCTGAGGTGCAAGAAGCCACGTAAATTCGACTTTAGGTTTAAACTTGCTAAATCCCCAACGCTCAGGCTTTCGCGCGGCTTTTCTGCTACTCGTTCCAACTGCTCCTCCATCTTCAAACTTGTTGCAATGAGTCGTACCAATTTTTCTAGTCTCAATGCACTTAATCTTAGCGATTGCGGGCAATACCCGCCCTACCGTCAGTCAGAAATAGAGTAGAAACTCAATGGAAATTGGTATTATATCGATTGTATTCAGTTGGCTCGGAGCCTATTGTAGCTAGCGTTACCGAACTCTGTAAGCTCCTTGAAGTTTTCAATCGAGCGATGAGATCGACTGTCGAGGACGAATTGACAATTATTCCACAGATGGAGCAGGATTAAATTTTAAAGGAATTTCAATTCTAAACTCCGTTCCGACTCCAGGAGTCGAAATACAGTGTAATTTTCCTTTATGTTTTTCGACAACAATTTGATGGCTGATTGCCAACCCTAAACCCGTTCCTTTGCCGATAGGTTTAGTCGTGAAAAAGGGATCGAAAATTCTCGCCGCCACCTCTTCAGGCATTCCTAAAGCATTATCGATAATTGAGATAATCACCTCACTCTCTCCAATACTTTCCGTGCGAATGGTAATCGTGCTGGGATTGGCAGCAACTTCTTCCATCGGCAGGGCGAGATCTCGCTCTTCAAGGGCATCAACGCCATTCGCAATCAAATTCATAAACACTTGATTTAACTGACTGGCATGACATTCCACTAAAGGCAAATTTCCATACTCTTTAACAATTTGAATGTTGGGGCGATCGGGCTTTGCCTTAAATCGATTATTTAAAATGACCAAAGTATTGTCGATGCCCTCGTGAATGTCCACGGGCTTCATATCCGACTCGTCAAGCCGCGAGAAATTGCGAAGCGAAGAAACTAACTTACTAATGCGTTCTGCTCCCAATTTCATGGAAGACATTAACTTGGGGAAGTCCTCGCGCAAAAAATCGAACTCAACTGCCTCTATTTTAGATTCTATCTCTATCGGAGGTGAGGGATAATATTGACTGTATAACTCAACTAAAGAAAGCAAATTGTTCGCATACTCCTGTGCGTACCGGAGATTTCCCCCAATAAAATTAATCGGATTATTGAGTTCGTGGGCGACTCCGGCTACGAGTTGTCCCAAACTTGACATTTTTTCGTTGTGAATCAGTTGAGTTTGAGTTTGTTTGAGTTCGCACAACGTTGATTTTAGCTCTTTCGCTTTTTCGCGTTGTCTGGCTTCCGATTGTCGAAGCGCCATATTTAATTCAGCAAGTTCGTCAGCTTGACGCAAAACAACGTTAATAATTGCTTTGCGCAACTCTAGGGCAGCATCAATTTCATACTGCTGCCAAGAGAGAGAAGTCAAGCGCACCGTTTCTTTCCACATTTCAAAAGATTTGCGCGGGCAAAGTCCCACTATTCCATCCGAGCCAACTTGAGTTTGAGGAGATGGATCTCCCGCCCAGCGAACGGTTTGAACGATCTCTGGGCGAAACCAAAGGAGATATTTTTTGGGCTGGGGCGAGATTGCAACGGCTAACATTCCGCTGGCTACATCTTTATAGGCTGCGATTGCGGGTTCCCAACGAGCCAGACAATCGGTGTAGAAAATATTTTGCTGAAATGATTTATCGCCTAAACGTTTGAGTAATTTCTGAACGATTTCTCGGGGAGGTGTTTGTCCGAGGAGGACAATTTCTCTACCCGAGTAAATAGCGGCTCCTCCTGCTGAGACGAGCTTGAGAAAGTCTTGCTTGTGTTCGATAAGAGCATCTTGAAATTTTTCCGCGTTCGACATGGCTTCCAGCAAGTTGGATTGAATGGAAGAAATTTCGAGGCGGTATTGATAGTCGCGATTTTCTTCTTTTGTTAAAAGTTCGCTAGAGACAATTTGACAGAGCAGTTCGCAAGCGGCTCGCACTTGGTAAGAAATATATTTAGAGGATATATAATGGCAAACTACTAATCCCCACAACTTCTTGTTTTTAAGAATTGAAATGCCGATGGAAGCGCGGACTCCCATGTTGCGGAGGTATTCGATATGGCAGGGGGAAACCCCTCTTAAGACGGAAAGACTGAGATCGAGAGGTTGATTGTGAGGAATAATATAAGCCGGTGAAGCTTCGATATCGCAGATGGAACGGAACAGGTTTTTTAACAATAGATTTCTCGAGGCTTCGGGAATATCTAAGGCGGGGTAGTTCAGTCCGAGAAATGGCTCTAAATCTTCTCTTTTATCTTCAGCAATGACTCGACCGTTACCGTCGGGGTCAAATTGATAAACCATTGCGCGATCGCACTCTGTAATCTGCCTTAATTCTTGCGCGGTAAAATCGCAAAGCTCCTGCACGCTTTCTGCTTTCCTGAATTTCGCCAGCGAACCGCGAACTAGGGGGTAAAAATCTAAATCTTTCGCTGTCTTGAAGTTTTGTTTGGGTTCGAGTTCTAAGATAATACAATCTTCCTGACACTGAACGAGTCCGTCAAACTCCAGTTTTTGCGTCTGATTCTGAATGCAGATCGGGACGTGATTTGCACCTCGAGCGATTCGTTCTGTATCCGTACAAGCTTCTAGAGCTTCGATGTCATTTGCTTCGAGTAATACCCTCAAGTTCTTCCCTAACAAAAAATAAGGATCGATGCCTAATAATTTCAAGGTATTGTCGCTAACCCGACAAATATTAAGGCTATCTTTTTCTAAAACGAATAGAATTCCGTGCGACTGAATATAATCGCGAATACAAGAAGAATCCTCATTTTCGCCAATCATTATTTTTGGAAAGGAGCGCTGTAGGGGCAGGGTAAAGCGAGGTTCTCGGAGCGGCGGGGTATTCATAGCAGAGATGACATTTTGCAGATTTTTTATCGGGAAAAATTGAGGACGGACGAGACGTTTTTTCCCTTGACCAAAGGGAGTCACTTTAGCGCTTACGAGCGTCATATGTTCGTACAGTTACTAATAAACGTTCGCGTTTCCCCTCTGAAGGAAGACCCACACACCAAATCGCAAAATCTACAATTGTCAGATTGAGAATCCGGTCTTGGTGCTGAAACAGCAGACCGAGCATTTAGAAACTGAGAATCTAGAAACTGGGTTAGTCTGCTGAGTACACCCATTACTTCTAATATACTGAGTCGGAGCGCATATCGCCATCACTACCTCTAATATTCGTAATATTTTTTTAATATTGTGGAGGCAGTAGCTCCGCGCCTCGGTTGCTTGCCTAAGAATTATTTCTGCGGATAAGGCTCGATCGCGTATCGAGGATGAAGCTAGAATTTCCCCGTCAAGGTACGATAAAGTTCTCTGGTAGCATTTAATTATCCAAGGTGCTTATCCAGCCTGGAGTGAGGAGAAGACTATGAGCTATAGAATGGATCGTCGCGCTTATACGGAGACTTTTGGTCCAACGGTTGGCGATCGCGTCCGCTTAGCCGATACTGAATTAATTATCGAAGTCGAGCGAGATTTCACCACTTACGGCGATGAAGTGAAATTTGGCGGCGGTAAAACGATTCGCGATGGGATGGGACAATCCCCCATTACCCGCGCCGATGGTGCTGTCGATCTCGTCATCACCAATGCTTTAATCCTCGACTGGTGGGGCATCGTCAAAGCCGATATCGGCATTAAAGACGGCAAGATTCAAAAAATCGGTAAAGCGGGCAATCCCTACATCCAAGATAACGTCGATATTATTATCGGCCCTGCTACCGAAGCGATCGCAGGGGAAGGTAAAATCCTGACAGCGGGCGGTATCGATTCTCACATCCACTTCATCTGCCCGCAACAAATCGAAGTTGCGATCGCATCCGGTATAACCACGATGATAGGCGGCGGCACGGGCCCCGCTACGGGAACCAACGCCACAACCTGCACGCCGGGAGCTTGGAATCTGTATCGAATGCTACAATCTGCGGATGCTTTTCCGATGAATCTCGGCTTTCTCGGTAAAGGCAACAGCAGCAAACCGGAAGGATTGCGCGAACAGGTCGAAGCCGGAGCGATGGGGCTAAAATTACATGAAGATTGGGGAACGACACCCGCCGCGATCGATACCTGCCTCAGCGTAGCCGACGAGTACGACGTGCAAGTCGCTATCCACACCGACACCCTCAACGAAGCCGGATTTGTCGAAGCAACGATCGCAGCCTTTAAAAATCGTACCATCCACACCTACCATACCGAAGGCGCAGGCGGCGGTCATGCCCCCGATATTATCAAAGTCTGCGGTCAAGCCAACGTTTTACCCTCCTCCACTAATCCCACTCGCCCTTACACCGCCAACACTCTCGAAGAACACCTCGATATGTTGATGGTGTGCCATCACCTCGATCGCGGCATTCCCGAAGACGTAGCCTTTGCCGAATCCCGCATTCGTCGCGAAACCATCGCCGCCGAAGATATTTTGCACGATTTAGGGGCATTTAGCATGATTTCTTCCGACTCCCAAGCAATGGGACGAGTCGGAGAAGTGGTGATTCGCACCTGGCAAACCGCCCATAAAATGAAAGTGCAATTCGGCCCTTTAGAAGGGGATAGCAGCCGCAACGACAACGCCCGCGCCAAACGCTACGTCGCCAAGTATACGATTAATCCCGCGATCGCCCACGGCATTGCCGATGTCGTCGGTTCCGTCGAAGAAGGCAAGCTTGCCGATTTATGCCTGTGGGAACCTGCTTTTTTCGGCGTGAAACCCGAGATTATCCTCAAAGGCGGTTTAATTGCTTGGGCGCAAATGGGCGATGCTAATGCAAGTATCCCAACCCCGCAACCCGTCCATATGCGCCCCATGTTCGGCAGTTTTGGCGGTGCGATGTCCGCAACTTCCCTCACCTTTATCTCCCAAGCTGCGTTAGATGCAGGGATTCCCGAACAACTTCACCTGCAAAAAACAGCCGTCGCCGTTAAAGGAACGCGCAACCTCACCAAACAAGATTTAAAACTAAATGATGCCCTACCGGAAATCGAAGTCGATCCCGAAACTTACGAAGTGCGCGCCGACGGGAAATTATTAACCTGCGAACCCGCTACGGTGTTGCCAATGGCGCAGCGTTACTTCTTATTTTGAGTAGGTTTACGAAAATTACTTTAACTTGAAGAGGGCGGGTTTTGACGGCTGAATTTCCCTCATAACAAGGGTTTTAGCTAAACCCGCCCCTACAAATCCGATCGCACTTTTGTCCATTATCAATTAATAAAATTTCCGTTATCCATTATCAATTATCAATTATCAATTATCAATTATTCAACATCCCGTTATCCATTGTCCATTGTCCATTATCAATTATTCAACGTACCTCGTCTGACTTGTTCTTTTTCTATTGCTTCAAACAAGGCGCGAAAATTGCCTTCGCCGAAGCCTCGGGCGCGATCGCGGCGTTCGATAAACTCAAAGAAAAATGTCGGTTCTGGGAAAATCGGTTGGGTAAAAATTTGCAGCAATAAGGGGGCTTTCTCGCGCTCGGCAACTTGAGGATCGATGAGAATTTGCGATCGCGCTAATGCCTCCCATTCCCGAACCGATAAATTTAGTTGCGGATGCTGTTGTTGCACGCGATCGTAATAACTCGGCGGCACTTCTAAAAACGATAAACCCGCCCTTTTCAGTTGACAAATTGATTCAATTATGCTTTTGGTTCGCAAAGCAATATGCTGCACCCCCGCACCGCCATTAAAATCGAGAAACTCCTGAATTTGAGAGCTTGCCGAAGTCGGTTCGTTGGCTGGAATTTGCACGCCGCTGGTTGGATGGACGAGAACTTGCGAAAGCAGCCCGGACTTCTGGGTTTGAATGGCAAACGTTTGCTGGCGCTCGAATCCTAAAGCACGTTCGTACCAACGCGCCGTCCGCTCTAATTCCCCAACCGCGACATTCAAGACGAGATGATCGATGCGATCGATCGCGGGGATGCGATCGCAGCAAGGACTCAACGCGATCGCCCAATCCTCCGGCAAAATTGGCGTAATTCCCCGCCGTTCCACCAATGTATGCCTTAGCGGAACCCGCCCGACAATCGTACTCCAGCGCATCGTCCCAGCCGTGAATTGCCGCGCTTGAATTGGCTCGAGGGTTCTCGTTTCCGGTACTGCAACAGCCCGCTCGAGCGCCGCATCCAAATCGGGAACGAGAAACGCCACCTCAGCCACTCCCGGCGGGTGCGATCGCAAATACGCCGCCACCGGACTCTCATCGCGCAGAGGAGAACAAAGTACAAACACAATCTCGCCACTCATCACGATTTCCGCGCGCGTCTGCCCGTCGCTGCCACCCCCCACTGCCTGAAACTGCATCGCCCGCGCGAACCAGTCGCGCCATTTTTCGGCATCATCCACATAAAAGCAAACGCGATCGATTTTCATACTTTACTAATTTCGACTGCTTCACACATCTTTACACGCCCTTGCAAAGTCGTGCTTGCCTCTTCCGACCGATCCTGCTTAGACTAATAAAGCTCCGTCCCAGTCGTTGCGAGCGACCAAACGCCGCAAAATCCCGACCCAAATCCCGGAAATTCGTGCAATTGACTCAATTATGGCGCAAGATATTCA
This Oscillatoria sp. FACHB-1406 DNA region includes the following protein-coding sequences:
- a CDS encoding alpha/beta fold hydrolase; translation: MSETPKCFVWKDFELQCGVVLQEAKLVYQTYGELNRNRSNVILYPTSYGAQHFETQWLIGKERILDPSRWFIIIPNLFGNGLSSSPSNCKGCGLAQQGFYFTHLDNVRAQEKLLRESFGIERLALVYGWSMGAQQAYHWGALYRDRVDRIAAICGTARVTVHNQIFLKSLRAALTADPAWNGERFTATPERGFHTFALIYASWAASQAFYRHNLHQQGERTLDEYLSQAWEANYRKRDPHNLIAMLDTWLRCDISDNPLYRGDFQKALASIRAKTLVMPSRTDLYFTPEDCQAEAASIPDAIYRPIESIWGHRAGNPYQNLEDERFIRDAVRELLSVNSERSEI
- the ureC gene encoding urease subunit alpha, which translates into the protein MSYRMDRRAYTETFGPTVGDRVRLADTELIIEVERDFTTYGDEVKFGGGKTIRDGMGQSPITRADGAVDLVITNALILDWWGIVKADIGIKDGKIQKIGKAGNPYIQDNVDIIIGPATEAIAGEGKILTAGGIDSHIHFICPQQIEVAIASGITTMIGGGTGPATGTNATTCTPGAWNLYRMLQSADAFPMNLGFLGKGNSSKPEGLREQVEAGAMGLKLHEDWGTTPAAIDTCLSVADEYDVQVAIHTDTLNEAGFVEATIAAFKNRTIHTYHTEGAGGGHAPDIIKVCGQANVLPSSTNPTRPYTANTLEEHLDMLMVCHHLDRGIPEDVAFAESRIRRETIAAEDILHDLGAFSMISSDSQAMGRVGEVVIRTWQTAHKMKVQFGPLEGDSSRNDNARAKRYVAKYTINPAIAHGIADVVGSVEEGKLADLCLWEPAFFGVKPEIILKGGLIAWAQMGDANASIPTPQPVHMRPMFGSFGGAMSATSLTFISQAALDAGIPEQLHLQKTAVAVKGTRNLTKQDLKLNDALPEIEVDPETYEVRADGKLLTCEPATVLPMAQRYFLF
- a CDS encoding ATP-binding protein, which encodes MTLVSAKVTPFGQGKKRLVRPQFFPIKNLQNVISAMNTPPLREPRFTLPLQRSFPKIMIGENEDSSCIRDYIQSHGILFVLEKDSLNICRVSDNTLKLLGIDPYFLLGKNLRVLLEANDIEALEACTDTERIARGANHVPICIQNQTQKLEFDGLVQCQEDCIILELEPKQNFKTAKDLDFYPLVRGSLAKFRKAESVQELCDFTAQELRQITECDRAMVYQFDPDGNGRVIAEDKREDLEPFLGLNYPALDIPEASRNLLLKNLFRSICDIEASPAYIIPHNQPLDLSLSVLRGVSPCHIEYLRNMGVRASIGISILKNKKLWGLVVCHYISSKYISYQVRAACELLCQIVSSELLTKEENRDYQYRLEISSIQSNLLEAMSNAEKFQDALIEHKQDFLKLVSAGGAAIYSGREIVLLGQTPPREIVQKLLKRLGDKSFQQNIFYTDCLARWEPAIAAYKDVASGMLAVAISPQPKKYLLWFRPEIVQTVRWAGDPSPQTQVGSDGIVGLCPRKSFEMWKETVRLTSLSWQQYEIDAALELRKAIINVVLRQADELAELNMALRQSEARQREKAKELKSTLCELKQTQTQLIHNEKMSSLGQLVAGVAHELNNPINFIGGNLRYAQEYANNLLSLVELYSQYYPSPPIEIESKIEAVEFDFLREDFPKLMSSMKLGAERISKLVSSLRNFSRLDESDMKPVDIHEGIDNTLVILNNRFKAKPDRPNIQIVKEYGNLPLVECHASQLNQVFMNLIANGVDALEERDLALPMEEVAANPSTITIRTESIGESEVIISIIDNALGMPEEVAARIFDPFFTTKPIGKGTGLGLAISHQIVVEKHKGKLHCISTPGVGTEFRIEIPLKFNPAPSVE
- the hppD gene encoding 4-hydroxyphenylpyruvate dioxygenase, producing the protein MKIDRVCFYVDDAEKWRDWFARAMQFQAVGGGSDGQTRAEIVMSGEIVFVLCSPLRDESPVAAYLRSHPPGVAEVAFLVPDLDAALERAVAVPETRTLEPIQARQFTAGTMRWSTIVGRVPLRHTLVERRGITPILPEDWAIALSPCCDRIPAIDRIDHLVLNVAVGELERTARWYERALGFERQQTFAIQTQKSGLLSQVLVHPTSGVQIPANEPTSASSQIQEFLDFNGGAGVQHIALRTKSIIESICQLKRAGLSFLEVPPSYYDRVQQQHPQLNLSVREWEALARSQILIDPQVAEREKAPLLLQIFTQPIFPEPTFFFEFIERRDRARGFGEGNFRALFEAIEKEQVRRGTLNN
- a CDS encoding fatty acid desaturase family protein, translating into MEEQLERVAEKPRESLSVGDLASLNLKSNLRGFLHLSGHLGVMLTSGLLWSIFRQTNLGLALPALVVYGFSFAAMFAPLHENCHRTAFANPRLNDAVAWLAGLLSFYNSTFFRRYHKWHHRYTQIAGKDPELSDPKPTNLGEYIWQISGIPWWLGKIRGHWRVATGQMEEFSFIPDSARGETIRSTRIQLLVYGTAIAFSLLLGHPWAFVLYWLLPLAVGQPILRAILLAEHANCSTDNNPFTNTRTTLTAFPLRFLMWNMPFHAEHHLYPSIPFHALPTAHERLKDRWVHLAKGYLRANGEIVTQLGRETA
- the glnT gene encoding type III glutamate--ammonia ligase produces the protein MTQSLSEIARDRQIRYFLISFTDLLGVQRAKLVPAASIDTMAANGAGFAGFAAWLDLTPAYPDILAIPDANSLFQLPWQPEVAWLPADLQTIEGRPLEQAPRVVLKRAIARAEALGYRIKTGVECEYFLLDAAGNDISDPRDSSPKPCYDQQSLMRRYEVIREICDGMLALGWGAYQNDHEDANGQFEMNWIYDDILVTADRHAFFKYMVKTIAEKHGLRATFMPKPFAHLTGNGCHTHLSVWDKEGKVNLFYDSEGELGLSTLAYQFIAGVLHSAEAMCALTNPTVNSYKRINAAVTLSGATWSPNSISYAGNNRTHTIRIPDSGRFEFRLADGAANPYLLPAALIAAGLDGIAQQREPGSRCDNNNYTDPLPPEKVRRLPGNLLDALRAFEGDTILTEMLGTSFKSAYLKIQHQCWQEYCSHISPWELAQTLDC